In Treponema sp. OMZ 798, the following proteins share a genomic window:
- a CDS encoding tetratricopeptide repeat protein, producing MPSNLNIIIEQANSAILSRDYEFAEKILLNQFKKQKNTPDEYYQLKSLLGKLYVRSGDMKKGLDVYKELNSLKPNNLDILNNMGVIYRRLNMFNESVVILEKARAIDTKNETTLYNLGNTYKQNGDYKHAIQCFTDVLDMKPDDALAYNHLASVYFLCKDYPKALETYKMGLKVDPNHPFLNFNLAELYKEQKLYKEAINSYQTAIKTKPNWYEALTAIADCYVEMGEFEKAIETYKMIIESTSQSEENFTKLAKLYEKIHEDKYAEDFYKKAVSLNESFLPAVLGYSDMLKAQKRYFDAYNILINNKEKHPDNKELLLSTAEVCLMLEDYAKAKEILNHLSKEIKGDKDVLKMQGKLYSVLGDTKKAELIFEHLLQLSPSEINMREELADLYFHNDKYKEAANELIKYLNEKPQEIPARLKLGRAYEQMKMYDLAKHEYNKIIKNDSKNTEALAAILELNKKEGNTFEAVRLANEIVDIQTDKVENDDIGSLSKSVQLYEDAVRSYGDDGILNKNLDKLKLPQEELDISPESDLKDVGDLNFEDDDEITLSESFEDMPDLEMPFDDLMELADDEVFDRGEDEDSLDNLVYVDAPIDDSPDIGAEYDPLELGKPGPNRNRKNDIPEEEFQLQDTSEKEDMPAKEAASVKDAASGTDAAPPQSPPYQPPNEPAPYQPQHQSGLPEPDYPQDINSEAKSGKPVSAEPDSPIFEDDEIERTEEFETEPEFVKEPETGLGSKDSSKPAAESPLGRKPPQASDVPAFDEMDLSAEDEDMDETVFEDDNTFDEAGIFAEGNDIEDDAFLDPAFSAPDSLIPSSFDDDLDTSETIDEIVNEASEKPSFSILPHGLKKSPQFEEELDIIESYEIVRLFVYLRDLLDNLPSVELKDFLISNERIQMEYVINKLSGDVGLKRRMILLNVRGALKKTIEPKTSADKTLKDVLGYLRIVASQLPDKGFASACIGKINKLIEQIE from the coding sequence ATGCCGAGTAATTTGAACATAATAATTGAGCAGGCTAATTCAGCTATTTTATCTCGTGACTATGAATTTGCAGAAAAAATTTTATTAAATCAATTTAAAAAACAAAAAAATACACCTGACGAATATTATCAATTAAAAAGTCTTTTGGGAAAACTTTATGTCCGATCAGGCGACATGAAAAAAGGTTTGGATGTATACAAAGAATTAAATTCGCTCAAGCCTAATAATTTGGATATTTTAAATAACATGGGGGTTATCTACCGCCGGCTTAATATGTTTAATGAATCTGTAGTTATATTGGAAAAGGCAAGGGCTATAGATACTAAAAACGAAACAACTCTTTATAACCTAGGCAATACATATAAACAAAACGGCGATTATAAACATGCAATACAATGCTTTACCGATGTGCTGGATATGAAGCCTGATGATGCCCTTGCATATAACCACTTAGCAAGCGTATACTTTTTGTGCAAAGATTATCCTAAGGCTCTGGAAACTTATAAGATGGGTTTAAAAGTAGATCCAAATCATCCCTTTTTGAATTTTAATCTTGCAGAACTGTATAAGGAACAAAAGCTTTATAAAGAAGCTATTAATTCATATCAAACTGCCATAAAAACAAAGCCTAATTGGTATGAAGCCCTTACGGCTATTGCTGATTGTTATGTAGAAATGGGAGAATTCGAAAAAGCCATTGAAACATATAAAATGATTATAGAATCAACAAGTCAATCGGAAGAAAATTTTACAAAGCTAGCGAAGCTTTATGAAAAAATTCATGAAGATAAATATGCAGAAGATTTTTATAAAAAAGCCGTTTCTTTGAATGAAAGCTTTTTGCCTGCGGTACTCGGATATTCCGATATGCTTAAAGCTCAAAAAAGATATTTTGATGCTTATAATATTTTGATAAATAATAAAGAGAAACATCCTGATAATAAAGAGCTTTTGTTGAGCACGGCAGAAGTGTGTTTGATGCTTGAAGATTATGCAAAAGCAAAAGAAATATTAAATCATTTAAGTAAAGAAATTAAGGGAGATAAAGATGTTCTTAAAATGCAGGGCAAGCTTTATTCTGTTTTAGGGGACACTAAAAAAGCAGAGCTTATTTTTGAGCACTTACTGCAATTATCTCCAAGCGAAATAAATATGAGAGAGGAATTGGCTGATCTTTATTTTCATAACGATAAATATAAAGAAGCGGCTAATGAGCTTATCAAATATCTAAATGAAAAACCCCAAGAAATTCCCGCTAGGCTAAAACTAGGAAGGGCCTATGAACAAATGAAAATGTATGATTTGGCCAAGCATGAATATAACAAGATAATAAAAAATGATTCAAAAAACACTGAAGCCCTTGCGGCGATTTTGGAGCTTAACAAAAAGGAAGGAAATACTTTCGAGGCTGTTAGGCTTGCAAATGAAATTGTTGATATTCAAACCGATAAGGTAGAAAATGATGATATAGGCAGCTTATCTAAATCTGTGCAGCTATATGAAGATGCAGTTAGGTCATACGGAGATGACGGTATTCTTAATAAAAATCTTGATAAACTTAAACTTCCTCAAGAAGAGCTTGATATAAGCCCTGAATCGGATCTAAAAGATGTGGGAGACCTTAATTTTGAAGATGATGATGAAATAACTCTCAGCGAAAGCTTTGAGGATATGCCTGACTTGGAAATGCCTTTTGATGATTTGATGGAGTTGGCTGATGATGAAGTTTTTGACCGAGGAGAAGATGAAGACTCATTAGATAATTTGGTCTATGTTGATGCTCCGATTGACGATAGTCCGGATATTGGTGCCGAGTATGATCCCCTTGAACTCGGTAAGCCGGGGCCCAACAGAAACCGCAAAAACGATATACCTGAGGAAGAGTTTCAACTTCAAGATACTTCAGAAAAAGAAGATATGCCGGCAAAAGAAGCTGCATCTGTAAAAGATGCAGCTTCTGGAACAGATGCCGCTCCTCCTCAATCTCCGCCTTATCAGCCCCCAAATGAGCCGGCTCCGTATCAGCCTCAGCACCAATCCGGTTTACCTGAACCTGATTATCCCCAAGATATCAACTCTGAAGCAAAGTCCGGGAAACCCGTTTCAGCTGAACCTGATAGCCCTATTTTTGAAGATGACGAAATTGAAAGAACTGAAGAATTTGAAACAGAACCGGAATTTGTAAAAGAACCGGAAACAGGGTTAGGTTCGAAAGATAGCTCTAAGCCGGCGGCTGAAAGCCCCTTAGGCAGAAAACCTCCCCAAGCTTCTGATGTTCCGGCCTTTGATGAGATGGATCTAAGTGCTGAAGATGAAGATATGGATGAGACTGTCTTTGAAGACGACAATACTTTTGATGAAGCCGGTATTTTTGCTGAGGGTAATGATATTGAAGATGATGCTTTTTTGGATCCTGCTTTTTCTGCCCCGGACTCTCTTATTCCTTCTTCCTTTGATGATGATTTGGACACCTCTGAGACTATCGATGAAATTGTAAATGAAGCTTCTGAAAAACCTTCTTTTTCAATTTTGCCTCACGGCTTAAAAAAATCTCCTCAATTTGAAGAAGAGTTGGATATTATCGAAAGCTATGAAATAGTTAGACTCTTTGTCTATTTACGCGATTTATTGGATAATCTTCCTTCTGTCGAGCTGAAAGATTTTCTTATCAGTAATGAACGTATTCAAATGGAATATGTTATAAATAAGTTGTCCGGAGATGTAGGATTAAAACGCAGGATGATTCTCTTAAATGTAAGAGGCGCTTTGAAAAAAACAATAGAACCTAAAACTTCTGCCGATAAGACCTTAAAGGATGTTTTAGGTTATCTGCGGATAGTCGCATCTCAGCTTCCTGATAAGGGGTTCGCTTCTGCCTGTATAGGAAAAATCAATAAGCTGATAGAACAAATCGAATAA
- a CDS encoding fibronectin type III domain-containing protein has translation MQIMCKFKLNLRKSSALSLIFFNILLISAFSEDAVLNFGGKLGWNNLVYSRNIEQRNGKFGLQSLGLTSASQHITETTDMYLSFDFKDTIEETGNYTVANSSIIYLGAERAKIGEGAALFHYNSNNESLTLKPSKTSFFAGSKILKSFTIEFWLCPQTTESGSTILRWWTSLVDGRKTMYQNIAASIFNNKLEWSFLNIWQDKNNKGLDVRLSGRSNIIPEIWSHHLITYDENTGLLEYRMNGKSEAIVYMTDTGRESKQVLYSALGASSDVLIGLNYSGLLDELKVTNFFSQFGMPWEISSLFEKYPQDGGRIETNIIDTGGNKSRPLLLKAAYETPEQTDVEFFIRAADSPFNWNGSYPEWKSIKPNEAIKNVAGLFFQIACDIYPDAEGLKSPLIHSFSLEYEKDNLPLPPSKVIARAGNSSVELSWSPSIDTDVKGYLIYFGNKKGEYFGENSPIDVGNVTSYKIENLKNGKLYFFAIAAYDEENGEHAGDTSKEAWARPLQSKKEGKNAE, from the coding sequence GTGCAGATTATGTGTAAATTTAAACTAAATTTGCGAAAAAGCTCTGCCCTGAGCCTTATTTTTTTTAATATTCTCTTAATTTCCGCTTTTTCTGAAGATGCAGTCTTAAATTTCGGCGGAAAATTGGGTTGGAATAATCTTGTCTATTCCCGCAATATAGAACAAAGAAACGGAAAATTCGGACTGCAATCTTTGGGTTTGACATCCGCTTCCCAACATATTACCGAAACTACGGATATGTACCTTAGCTTCGATTTTAAGGACACAATTGAAGAAACAGGAAATTATACTGTTGCGAATTCGTCAATTATTTATCTTGGTGCCGAAAGGGCGAAAATTGGAGAGGGTGCGGCTCTTTTTCATTATAATTCCAATAATGAAAGTTTGACATTAAAACCTTCAAAGACTTCTTTTTTTGCAGGAAGTAAAATTTTAAAATCCTTTACTATAGAATTTTGGCTATGCCCTCAGACAACGGAAAGCGGAAGCACGATTTTACGTTGGTGGACTTCCTTGGTTGACGGACGAAAAACAATGTATCAAAATATAGCGGCAAGTATTTTTAATAATAAGCTTGAATGGTCTTTTTTAAATATTTGGCAGGACAAAAACAATAAGGGACTGGATGTCCGGCTTTCTGGAAGATCAAATATCATTCCCGAAATTTGGAGTCATCACCTTATTACCTATGATGAAAATACGGGTCTTTTGGAATACAGAATGAACGGCAAATCCGAAGCCATTGTTTACATGACTGATACCGGAAGGGAAAGTAAGCAGGTGCTTTATTCGGCATTGGGTGCATCATCGGATGTACTGATCGGATTAAACTATTCCGGCTTACTTGATGAACTAAAGGTTACAAACTTTTTTTCTCAATTCGGAATGCCTTGGGAAATATCTTCCTTGTTTGAAAAGTATCCTCAAGACGGCGGCCGCATAGAAACCAATATAATCGACACCGGAGGAAATAAATCCCGGCCTCTTTTGTTAAAGGCTGCATATGAAACACCTGAACAAACTGATGTTGAATTTTTTATCAGGGCTGCCGACAGTCCTTTTAATTGGAACGGAAGCTATCCTGAATGGAAAAGTATTAAACCGAATGAGGCAATAAAAAATGTTGCCGGACTTTTTTTTCAAATTGCCTGTGATATTTATCCCGATGCGGAAGGTCTTAAATCCCCGCTGATTCATTCATTTTCTTTGGAGTATGAAAAAGATAACCTTCCTCTTCCTCCGTCAAAGGTGATTGCAAGAGCCGGGAACTCATCTGTTGAATTATCTTGGTCTCCTTCTATAGATACGGATGTAAAAGGATATCTGATTTATTTTGGAAATAAAAAGGGGGAATACTTCGGAGAAAATTCGCCCATTGATGTAGGAAATGTGACAAGCTATAAAATAGAAAATTTAAAAAACGGCAAACTATACTTTTTTGCGATAGCCGCTTATGATGAAGAGAACGGAGAGCATGCCGGGGATACATCAAAAGAGGCATGGGCTCGGCCTCTGCAAAGTAAAAAGGAAGGAAAAAATGCCGAGTAA
- a CDS encoding gamma-glutamyl-gamma-aminobutyrate hydrolase family protein, with amino-acid sequence MKKPIIGITGSCLYEPSAGLFAGYERMYTNTDYVNAVLAAGGVPLMLPIINDEEAVRQQIENLSGIIIMGGYDVEPHFFNEEPLSCLGEILPKRDIYELKLIKAARALKKPILGICRGMQLLNVAFGGSLYQDLSLIKRNIQIKHDQDTRPQERTHSIKIEDNSVMQKVFGKEDMVNSYHHQAVKTLAKDFKITAYAPDGIVEAIEYTGDCFIMGVQFHPEMTAAVHKPSLDLFKEFIGHC; translated from the coding sequence ATGAAAAAACCTATTATCGGGATAACGGGCAGCTGCCTTTACGAGCCTTCTGCCGGATTGTTTGCCGGTTATGAAAGAATGTACACTAATACAGACTACGTCAATGCAGTGCTTGCTGCGGGCGGTGTTCCGCTAATGCTTCCTATCATCAATGACGAAGAAGCTGTCCGGCAGCAGATCGAAAATCTTTCAGGCATCATAATTATGGGCGGCTACGATGTTGAACCCCATTTTTTTAATGAAGAGCCTCTTTCTTGCCTTGGGGAAATTCTTCCCAAACGGGATATCTACGAACTGAAACTCATTAAAGCAGCTAGGGCTCTAAAAAAGCCTATCTTAGGGATATGCAGAGGAATGCAGCTTCTAAATGTTGCCTTCGGCGGTTCTCTCTATCAGGATTTATCTCTTATCAAAAGAAATATTCAGATAAAGCATGACCAAGATACCCGCCCTCAGGAACGCACCCATTCTATCAAAATCGAAGATAATTCTGTTATGCAAAAAGTTTTCGGCAAAGAAGATATGGTAAACTCTTATCATCATCAGGCAGTAAAAACTCTTGCAAAGGATTTTAAGATTACAGCCTATGCTCCCGACGGCATTGTTGAAGCTATCGAGTATACGGGAGACTGTTTTATAATGGGCGTTCAATTTCATCCGGAAATGACGGCTGCCGTTCATAAGCCCTCATTGGACTTGTTTAAAGAATTTATAGGCCATTGTTAG
- a CDS encoding ABC transporter ATP-binding protein, with product MFKGALYYFAMCWRYDKRFPVVILLKEILNAVKTVMTVVLPKFIIDALFTTQNKEEAVKFLVIYAGILFAISLITAVLNRSASILKSISFQRFQADIGKKLMQVDYERLETPEFLNLKKKADQYAYSGGYGFAALLDEAIGLFGKVLTFAGLVSVIAMLSPWLVLAVIIITALNSLVFAKTNKHGIKYRMEQSVQERRIGYYSEKMEDFQYGKEIRTYNLAPWFLEKYDKQIEVLGKFYNNVANTRFISGAFNSFTFVAQLIISYFFVIRQTLDSTLSVGNFTMYLAAVNSFASILSEIIKTVVQLSQFNTYFAAFKEYMNMPSMENAKGEKPILSENFDIEFQNVSFKYGTSEKFALQNVNVKFNSKERIAIIGENGAGKSTFVKLLMRLYEPTEGKILINGIDIKEIDYNHYQTWFAAVFQDFKLFSFSIKENITFGNDKTESDKKRLENIVSASGLKEVTDKLDKGLETLVYRDFDDAGFTPSGGEGQKIAIARAAYKNAPIVILDEPTAALDPKAENKIYEQFDSFFADKCSLYISHRMAVTKFSDRTIVFDNAHIVQDGNHETLINQEGKYKELYSLQAKYYTDEAYNV from the coding sequence ATGTTTAAGGGAGCATTGTATTATTTTGCTATGTGCTGGCGATATGACAAGCGTTTTCCGGTTGTTATTTTATTAAAAGAGATTTTAAATGCCGTAAAAACGGTGATGACGGTAGTGTTGCCCAAATTTATTATTGACGCTTTGTTTACAACACAAAATAAAGAAGAAGCGGTTAAGTTTCTTGTCATATACGCCGGAATCTTATTTGCGATAAGCCTTATAACGGCCGTTTTAAACCGCTCTGCAAGTATTTTAAAAAGCATATCCTTTCAGCGTTTTCAAGCCGATATAGGAAAAAAATTAATGCAGGTAGATTATGAACGGCTTGAAACTCCCGAATTTTTAAACTTAAAAAAGAAGGCTGACCAATATGCATATTCCGGAGGTTATGGGTTCGCAGCTCTTTTAGATGAAGCAATAGGTTTATTCGGTAAAGTGCTCACCTTCGCAGGCCTTGTTTCCGTTATTGCAATGTTAAGTCCTTGGCTTGTACTTGCAGTCATCATAATTACAGCTCTTAACTCTTTGGTCTTTGCAAAAACAAATAAACATGGAATAAAATACCGCATGGAGCAATCCGTGCAGGAAAGGCGCATCGGCTACTATTCCGAAAAGATGGAAGATTTTCAATACGGAAAAGAAATCCGCACCTATAATTTAGCTCCGTGGTTTTTAGAAAAATACGATAAACAAATTGAAGTACTCGGAAAATTTTATAACAATGTAGCCAACACCCGCTTTATAAGCGGAGCCTTTAATTCTTTTACCTTTGTTGCTCAACTAATCATAAGTTATTTTTTTGTAATTAGGCAAACATTAGACTCAACGCTTTCGGTAGGAAATTTCACAATGTATCTTGCAGCCGTAAATTCTTTCGCCTCGATACTATCCGAAATTATAAAAACCGTCGTTCAGCTTTCACAGTTCAATACTTATTTTGCCGCTTTTAAAGAATATATGAATATGCCGTCCATGGAAAATGCAAAAGGAGAAAAACCTATTTTATCCGAAAACTTCGATATCGAATTTCAAAATGTTTCTTTTAAATACGGTACAAGCGAAAAGTTTGCCTTACAAAACGTAAACGTTAAATTTAATTCCAAAGAACGGATTGCAATCATCGGAGAAAACGGTGCAGGTAAATCAACATTTGTAAAACTTTTAATGCGCCTTTATGAACCGACCGAAGGCAAAATTTTAATTAACGGTATCGACATAAAAGAAATAGATTATAATCACTATCAAACTTGGTTTGCAGCAGTCTTCCAAGACTTTAAACTTTTTTCTTTCAGCATAAAAGAAAATATTACATTCGGGAACGATAAAACCGAATCAGATAAAAAGCGTTTAGAAAACATCGTTTCGGCATCGGGCTTAAAAGAAGTTACCGATAAATTGGATAAGGGCTTGGAAACCTTGGTGTACCGAGACTTTGATGATGCAGGCTTTACCCCCTCAGGCGGAGAAGGGCAAAAGATTGCAATAGCCAGAGCTGCATACAAAAACGCTCCGATAGTCATTTTAGATGAACCGACCGCCGCCCTCGACCCAAAAGCCGAGAACAAAATCTACGAGCAGTTCGATTCTTTTTTTGCAGATAAGTGCTCCCTGTATATTTCGCACAGAATGGCGGTTACAAAATTTTCGGATAGGACCATCGTATTCGACAATGCTCACATTGTCCAAGACGGAAACCACGAAACTCTTATAAACCAAGAAGGCAAATACAAGGAGCTTTACAGCTTACAGGCTAAGTATTATACGGATGAAGCTTACAACGTATAA
- a CDS encoding DUF2089 domain-containing protein, which translates to MTEVMGTCPVCGGTFTVSELHCTKCNSSLKGEFDLCEFCRLTKEQKYFVKMFLKNRGSIRDMEKELGISYPTVRNKIEEINAALGLSDGSLPSVNVSEVLKRIKAGELSVDSAVSFLTGQSEEDKI; encoded by the coding sequence ATGACAGAGGTTATGGGAACCTGCCCCGTATGCGGCGGGACTTTTACCGTTTCAGAGCTGCATTGCACAAAATGCAACAGTTCTTTAAAGGGAGAGTTCGATCTATGCGAATTTTGCCGCCTCACAAAGGAGCAAAAATATTTTGTAAAGATGTTTTTAAAAAACAGAGGCAGCATACGCGATATGGAAAAAGAATTAGGCATTTCTTACCCGACGGTGCGGAACAAGATAGAAGAAATCAATGCAGCACTGGGCTTATCCGATGGCAGCCTTCCGTCCGTTAATGTTTCTGAAGTTTTAAAAAGAATAAAGGCCGGAGAGTTATCGGTTGATTCCGCAGTTTCATTTTTAACGGGCCAATCCGAAGAAGATAAAATTTAG
- a CDS encoding CopG family transcriptional regulator, giving the protein MQKTITMRIDNAIYDIFKKAAEGQKRTISNYMEYAALNYTINESVVDDEEMQEILEFEKDLKKGLSDISAGRYKVIG; this is encoded by the coding sequence ATGCAAAAGACAATTACCATGCGAATAGATAATGCTATATACGATATATTTAAAAAAGCAGCCGAAGGACAAAAACGCACTATTTCAAATTATATGGAATATGCAGCATTAAACTATACCATCAATGAATCCGTAGTTGATGACGAAGAAATGCAGGAAATACTCGAATTTGAAAAAGACTTAAAAAAAGGCTTATCGGACATATCGGCAGGAAGGTATAAAGTAATTGGCTAA
- a CDS encoding type II toxin-antitoxin system RelE/ParE family toxin: MANYKIAETSTFEKKIKSKKYEFLYQKIKNYVYPLLRKNPHFGPNIKKLKGIYKDIYRFRLGNFRLFYKIEEEKVIVFIIDIEARKDAYK, translated from the coding sequence TTGGCTAACTATAAAATTGCAGAAACCTCGACTTTTGAGAAAAAAATAAAATCAAAAAAGTATGAATTTTTATATCAAAAAATCAAAAATTATGTTTACCCGCTATTAAGAAAAAATCCGCATTTTGGGCCTAACATAAAAAAATTAAAAGGCATTTATAAAGACATATACCGCTTTAGATTAGGAAACTTCCGTCTTTTTTATAAAATAGAGGAAGAAAAAGTTATTGTATTTATTATTGATATAGAAGCCAGAAAAGATGCTTATAAATAG
- a CDS encoding helix-turn-helix domain-containing protein → MSVFLREQQSLVIKRLRKKREKAGLSQLELALRADISQNMINYIETGKRTPSLDTLLKICHPLNISPAVLFSDTEEEKEEAKKQVFDMIQRWM, encoded by the coding sequence ATGAGTGTGTTTTTAAGAGAACAACAGAGCCTTGTTATCAAAAGACTTCGCAAGAAAAGGGAAAAAGCCGGTCTATCTCAGTTGGAATTGGCTTTGAGGGCAGATATTTCTCAAAATATGATCAACTATATTGAAACCGGCAAAAGAACGCCGAGTCTTGATACTCTTTTAAAAATTTGTCATCCTCTGAACATAAGTCCGGCTGTTCTTTTTTCGGATACGGAAGAAGAGAAAGAAGAAGCAAAAAAACAAGTTTTTGATATGATACAAAGATGGATGTAG
- a CDS encoding lanthionine synthetase C family protein produces the protein MSDKCYKDSKILFYRYGEINPITFRDNYGTLATKIIDNENNLVIDERLPYYKVPDWVSDKKYDTISNNKDSVLLKKYLIKSCLHFSAQGGVYKGERNGFVYIIKEARKNSGLDNSYISAVQRTSSEYEILLELKDKKCTPNPYEIELYKVALVLMYCIAPYNPLYELCEEKILEFLSICYDKTDVPVELLNLIYKLIKFKYKNTKDVLKDLKCKNKIENKVFTNKIKKTINYDLLYKSILNNIQLFIDGKSPLASDPQSINTNEYSFGYGMFGMVYSISYYEKLLKCEDSEQYNFIVTKFMADFYKRPTLFSNGLYIGLSGIAYVLLKLGFRKEAKIVLERVNLERPHNIYDFAYGLSGNLIVNLIFYKESDDILYLKFAEEYAKKIITSAIKKDDMLVWEDSEGDCYSGFTRGCSGIAYSLLLLYLQTKDKEKLLLAVSALESDLSRLLVNENGFLSINSRPIGMEPPVYSPYIHNGLAGIGCVLIRFYKITKLPKYLNLICEMIEASKTTFILYPGYLRGCSGIISFLQDCKMILGMENLNSHIDYLLDLLNFHYVEIDNLTGFTGDELYKISNDLFTGSSGILLQSFRECAKLQNNPFIPGDELLFCDGSLNTNT, from the coding sequence TTGTCAGATAAATGTTATAAAGATTCTAAAATCTTATTTTATCGATATGGTGAGATAAATCCTATTACCTTTCGAGATAATTATGGGACTCTAGCAACTAAAATCATTGATAACGAAAATAATTTAGTGATAGATGAGCGACTGCCCTATTATAAAGTACCTGATTGGGTTAGTGATAAAAAATATGACACTATTTCTAATAATAAAGATTCTGTTTTGTTAAAAAAATATCTTATAAAATCATGCCTGCATTTTTCTGCACAAGGAGGAGTATATAAGGGAGAGAGAAATGGTTTTGTTTATATAATAAAAGAAGCTAGAAAAAACAGCGGACTGGATAATAGTTATATTTCGGCTGTTCAACGGACATCATCTGAATACGAAATTCTTTTGGAATTAAAAGACAAGAAATGTACGCCGAATCCATATGAAATTGAATTGTATAAAGTTGCTTTAGTTCTTATGTATTGTATAGCTCCTTATAACCCATTATATGAGTTATGTGAAGAAAAAATTTTAGAGTTTTTAAGTATTTGTTATGATAAAACTGACGTGCCTGTTGAGCTGTTAAATTTAATATATAAATTAATAAAATTTAAATATAAAAATACAAAAGATGTTTTAAAAGATTTAAAATGCAAAAATAAAATTGAAAATAAAGTTTTTACTAATAAAATAAAAAAAACAATTAATTATGATTTATTATATAAATCAATACTTAATAATATCCAATTGTTTATAGATGGTAAAAGTCCATTAGCATCAGATCCGCAATCTATAAATACAAATGAATACAGCTTTGGCTATGGCATGTTTGGTATGGTTTATTCTATAAGTTATTATGAAAAACTGTTGAAATGTGAAGATTCAGAGCAGTATAATTTTATTGTTACAAAATTTATGGCTGATTTTTATAAGAGACCTACTTTATTTTCCAATGGATTATATATTGGATTGTCAGGTATTGCGTATGTATTGCTAAAGCTCGGATTTAGGAAAGAAGCCAAAATTGTTTTGGAAAGGGTAAATTTAGAAAGACCACATAATATTTATGATTTTGCTTATGGCCTTTCGGGTAACCTTATTGTTAATTTAATTTTTTATAAAGAAAGTGATGATATTTTGTATTTGAAATTTGCTGAAGAATATGCTAAAAAAATTATTACTTCTGCTATAAAAAAAGATGATATGCTTGTCTGGGAAGATTCAGAAGGCGATTGTTATTCTGGTTTTACAAGAGGTTGTTCAGGTATCGCTTATTCTTTATTATTGTTATATTTGCAAACAAAAGATAAAGAAAAACTTTTATTAGCTGTTTCAGCTTTAGAAAGTGATTTGAGTCGTTTATTAGTTAATGAAAATGGTTTCTTGTCTATAAATAGCAGACCTATAGGGATGGAGCCTCCGGTGTATTCTCCATATATTCATAATGGCCTTGCAGGGATAGGATGTGTTTTGATTAGATTTTATAAAATCACTAAATTGCCAAAGTATTTAAATCTAATCTGTGAAATGATAGAAGCATCCAAAACTACTTTTATTTTATATCCTGGATATTTGAGAGGTTGTAGTGGTATAATTTCATTTTTGCAAGATTGTAAAATGATTCTTGGTATGGAAAACTTAAATTCGCATATTGATTATTTATTGGACTTATTGAATTTCCACTATGTTGAAATAGACAATCTGACTGGGTTTACTGGTGATGAACTTTATAAAATTTCAAATGATTTGTTTACAGGTTCTTCAGGTATACTATTACAGTCTTTTCGTGAATGTGCAAAGTTACAAAATAATCCTTTTATACCTGGCGATGAATTGTTGTTTTGTGATGGGAGTTTGAACACAAATACTTAA